ATGGGCTTCGCGGGGCTCCTCGAAGTAGCCGCGTTCGTAGGCCGTTACCAACGCAACTCGCTGTGGTTCGGTGAGTCCCGTCGGTTCCGAACCAGTCCACTCATCCTGTCGAAACATCTGGGTTAGATCGAACGAGATATCTCGGGCTTCACAGTAGTCCGACAATGTAGCGAGCGCCGCTCGATCGGGGAACTGAAGACGGACAGTCCATCCCCGTGCGTTGCTCGTTGCCTCGCGCATCAGCCCACTAAGTTCGCTCGTTTTTGGCGAGATGAGCTTCGTCTCCTCGGGATGTCGGATCCGATAGGCGCGGGTCGTATCGGAATCGGTCACCAACTCCCACTCGGCGACTGTGTGGTCTTCATCGAGAACGGTTTCGAGCGTCTCATCGGCGTTCTCGACAGTGAAGAAAAACATACCAGTCTTGGAATCAGTCGCAGACTGAGGAACGACCTGTATCGTCACATCAGAACACGCGTGAATCGTCGGCGTGAGTGCGAGATCTGGATGGGCGATGTCTACGACAGCGATCAGATTCACGAGCAACAACCCCGTCTCAATCCGAGATGCGGTACGCTTTGGTGTCGGTACGCCAAGGTATTCCGAATGACCGTCTGATACTCCTCCTGCGTCGGGCGATTGTCTATCGTGCTCATGACTTTGAAAGTACGTTGGAAACCTTCATTGTAAAACATTACGAGCAGTCTCACCGGCACATATTTAGACGTTGTGAGGTAATT
The nucleotide sequence above comes from Halocatena marina. Encoded proteins:
- a CDS encoding helix-turn-helix domain-containing protein, which translates into the protein MNLIAVVDIAHPDLALTPTIHACSDVTIQVVPQSATDSKTGMFFFTVENADETLETVLDEDHTVAEWELVTDSDTTRAYRIRHPEETKLISPKTSELSGLMREATSNARGWTVRLQFPDRAALATLSDYCEARDISFDLTQMFRQDEWTGSEPTGLTEPQRVALVTAYERGYFEEPREAHLSDIAQSLGLSPTAIGGRIRRGTAKLIETALIRD